One genomic region from Sulfurimonas sp. encodes:
- a CDS encoding ABC transporter ATP-binding protein codes for MPVIEIKNLSFAYAEELVLQEINLNVYDKDFLVLIGPNGGGKSTLMKLILGINNIQNGSINFLNKPSNNMTSIGYVPQNTNINVNFPIKVIEVVMMGGDSKKSSIFGYRKEEVNHAIVILKQVGMQDYANKKIASLSGGQRQRVMIARALYSNPKILLLDEPTSSIDAQGQKKIYELIKELSKKVAVIVISHDLSVILDYATKVAHVNKKLSYHDLSFLKKEFKTSNNHICEVELLQMLGRCKC; via the coding sequence ATACCAGTAATAGAGATAAAGAATCTTTCTTTTGCTTATGCTGAAGAATTGGTTTTACAAGAGATAAACCTTAATGTTTATGATAAAGATTTTTTAGTTCTCATTGGTCCAAATGGTGGAGGAAAAAGTACTCTAATGAAACTTATCTTAGGTATAAATAATATCCAAAATGGTTCTATAAACTTTTTAAATAAACCTTCTAATAATATGACTAGTATTGGTTATGTCCCACAAAACACTAATATAAATGTGAACTTCCCAATTAAAGTAATAGAAGTTGTTATGATGGGAGGTGACTCTAAAAAATCTTCTATTTTTGGTTACAGAAAAGAGGAAGTAAATCATGCAATAGTGATACTCAAACAAGTTGGAATGCAAGATTATGCTAATAAAAAAATAGCCTCACTCTCAGGTGGTCAGCGTCAACGAGTAATGATAGCTAGGGCACTTTATTCTAACCCAAAAATTCTTTTACTTGATGAACCAACTTCAAGCATAGATGCCCAAGGTCAAAAGAAAATTTATGAGTTAATAAAAGAGTTAAGTAAAAAAGTTGCCGTTATAGTTATTAGTCATGATTTATCAGTTATTTTAGACTATGCCACTAAAGTTGCACATGTAAATAAAAAACTCTCTTATCATGATTTAAGTTTTTTGAAAAAAGAGTTTAAAACAAGTAATAATCATATCTGCGAAGTGGAACTTTTGCAGATGCTTGGGAGATGTAAATGTTAG
- a CDS encoding metal ABC transporter solute-binding protein, Zn/Mn family, translating into MKKIILLVFILFNAIAFAKPAIVVSILPEKTFVQKIAKEMVDITVMVKPGSSPHSYEPKASQMIVISKADIYFSIGVKFEETWIDRFKSQNANLKIVNISSDVPKIQMSEHHHDGEHHNEEEKHHDATDPHTWTSPKNVSIMAHTIYKALVELDPKNKQSYKSNLDDFIKEIEDTDKQIKHALRDIKPKSKFMVFHPSWGYFANDYNLVQIAVEVDGKKPKAKEMIMIIKEAKEENIKVIFTQPEFSDKSAQIIAKEAKVSVEKISPLDANWSLNLINMAKIIAKK; encoded by the coding sequence ATGAAGAAAATCATATTGTTAGTTTTTATACTTTTTAATGCTATTGCTTTTGCAAAGCCTGCCATAGTTGTTAGTATCCTTCCAGAAAAAACTTTTGTACAAAAAATTGCAAAAGAGATGGTAGATATAACTGTAATGGTAAAACCAGGAAGTTCGCCACACTCTTATGAACCAAAAGCATCACAAATGATAGTGATATCAAAAGCTGATATATACTTTAGCATAGGTGTTAAATTTGAGGAGACTTGGATAGATAGGTTTAAATCACAAAATGCTAATTTAAAAATTGTAAATATTAGCTCTGATGTTCCAAAAATACAAATGAGTGAACATCATCATGACGGCGAGCATCATAACGAAGAAGAAAAACATCATGATGCAACTGACCCGCATACTTGGACTTCACCTAAAAATGTATCTATTATGGCACATACTATTTATAAAGCTTTAGTAGAATTAGACCCTAAAAATAAACAATCTTACAAATCAAATTTGGATGATTTTATTAAAGAGATTGAAGATACAGATAAACAGATAAAACATGCACTAAGAGATATAAAACCAAAGAGTAAGTTTATGGTTTTTCATCCTTCGTGGGGATATTTCGCAAATGATTATAATCTTGTACAGATAGCTGTTGAAGTAGATGGTAAAAAACCAAAAGCAAAAGAGATGATTATGATTATAAAAGAGGCTAAAGAGGAGAATATAAAAGTTATTTTTACTCAGCCTGAATTTTCTGATAAAAGTGCTCAAATAATTGCAAAAGAGGCTAAGGTAAGTGTAGAAAAAATCTCTCCATTAGATGCCAACTGGTCTCTAAATTTAATTAACATGGCAAAAATAATTGCAAAAAAATGA
- a CDS encoding Fur family transcriptional regulator yields MQITNIIEEKNLKLTSARKELLEILDREKRPISFEDIKHKINMDKATFYRNISKFESNSIVNSFESNDKKRYYEIQGSPHSHFICNTCNHIECLENTLPTKLEGYSVSDVIYKGLCRSCNETNLENIIITK; encoded by the coding sequence ATGCAAATCACAAATATTATTGAAGAAAAAAACTTAAAACTCACATCTGCGCGTAAAGAGCTTTTAGAAATACTTGACAGAGAAAAAAGACCTATATCATTTGAAGATATAAAGCATAAAATAAATATGGACAAAGCAACATTTTATAGAAATATTTCAAAATTTGAAAGTAATTCTATTGTTAATAGTTTTGAGTCAAATGATAAGAAGAGATACTACGAAATACAAGGTTCTCCTCACTCTCATTTTATCTGCAATACTTGTAATCATATAGAATGTTTAGAAAATACCTTACCCACAAAACTTGAAGGGTATAGTGTTTCAGATGTTATTTATAAAGGTCTATGTAGGAGTTGTAATGAGACAAATTTAGAAAATATTATTATAACAAAGTAG